From Streptomyces sp. TLI_105, the proteins below share one genomic window:
- a CDS encoding aldo/keto reductase, producing MGVRTRRRKDPSHVSKDSNVPSVTLNNGVEMPQLGFGVWQVPDDEATAAVATALEAGYRSIDTAAIYDNERGTGRAVAESGIAREELFVTTKLWNSEQGYDSTLRAFDTSLDRLGLDYVDLYLIHWPVPAKDAYVDTYRAFEKIHADGRAKAIGVSNFLPEHLERLIGETDVVPAVNQIELHPQLAQRESRDAHARHGIATEAWSPLGSGKGLLEVPAIVAIGRKHGRTPAQVVLRWHLQLGNVVIPKSVTPSRIRENIDVFGFELDAEDLAAIAALDEDRRLGPDPAGFNVGA from the coding sequence ATGGGAGTACGAACACGACGACGTAAGGATCCATCCCACGTGAGCAAGGACAGCAACGTTCCCTCGGTCACCCTGAACAACGGCGTGGAGATGCCGCAGCTGGGCTTCGGCGTCTGGCAGGTGCCGGACGACGAGGCGACGGCCGCCGTGGCGACGGCCCTGGAGGCCGGGTACCGCTCCATCGACACCGCCGCGATCTACGACAACGAGCGGGGCACCGGCCGTGCCGTCGCCGAGTCGGGGATCGCCCGCGAGGAGCTGTTCGTCACCACGAAGCTGTGGAACAGCGAGCAGGGCTACGACTCGACGCTGCGCGCCTTCGACACGTCCCTCGACAGGCTCGGGCTCGACTACGTCGACCTCTACCTGATCCACTGGCCGGTGCCGGCGAAGGACGCCTACGTCGACACGTACCGGGCGTTCGAGAAGATCCATGCGGACGGGCGCGCGAAGGCGATCGGCGTCTCGAACTTCCTGCCGGAGCACCTGGAGCGGCTGATCGGCGAGACCGACGTCGTGCCCGCCGTCAACCAGATCGAGCTGCACCCGCAGCTCGCCCAGCGGGAGTCGCGCGACGCGCACGCGCGGCACGGCATCGCGACCGAGGCGTGGTCGCCGCTCGGCTCCGGCAAGGGCCTCCTGGAGGTCCCGGCGATCGTGGCGATCGGCCGCAAGCACGGGCGGACGCCGGCCCAGGTGGTGCTGCGCTGGCACCTCCAGCTGGGGAACGTGGTGATCCCGAAGTCGGTCACCCCCTCGCGCATCCGCGAGAACATCGACGTCTTCGGCTTCGAGCTGGACGCCGAGGACCTGGCGGCGATCGCCGCCCTCGACGAGGACCGCCGACTCGGCCCGGACCCGGCCGGGTTCAACGTCGGTGCCTGA
- a CDS encoding class F sortase, translating into MGRSDGTGGRGAWGVVAVVLLVGVHLVRGGTGEFAAVGPPQPLAAAAPDGTRAGLAALAPVSVPAPLPASPPVRVRVPAVRVDAPVTAVGLDADGWIEAPPPEDDRLAGWFTGAVTPGERGTAVVVGHVDTPNGRAVFYDLGALGKGHRVEVVRRDGRTAVFAVYGVEVVPKEGFPARRVYGDAGVPELRLITCGGTFTEESGYAGNVVVSARLVEVR; encoded by the coding sequence GTGGGGCGTTCGGACGGTACGGGAGGGCGCGGCGCCTGGGGCGTCGTCGCCGTCGTCCTCCTCGTCGGGGTGCACCTCGTGCGCGGCGGTACGGGGGAGTTCGCGGCCGTCGGCCCGCCGCAGCCCCTCGCCGCGGCCGCGCCCGACGGGACACGGGCCGGACTCGCCGCCCTCGCGCCCGTGTCCGTCCCCGCCCCGCTGCCCGCCTCGCCCCCCGTCCGGGTCCGCGTCCCCGCCGTCCGCGTCGACGCGCCCGTCACCGCGGTCGGGCTCGACGCCGACGGCTGGATCGAGGCGCCGCCGCCCGAGGACGACCGGCTGGCGGGCTGGTTCACCGGGGCGGTCACCCCCGGTGAGCGCGGCACCGCCGTCGTCGTCGGGCATGTCGACACCCCGAACGGCCGGGCCGTCTTCTACGACCTCGGGGCCCTCGGCAAGGGGCACCGCGTGGAGGTCGTCCGGCGGGACGGCAGGACCGCCGTCTTCGCCGTGTACGGGGTGGAGGTCGTCCCCAAGGAGGGCTTCCCCGCCCGGCGGGTCTACGGGGACGCGGGCGTCCCCGAACTGCGGCTGATCACCTGCGGCGGCACCTTCACCGAGGAGAGCGGCTACGCGGGCAACGTGGTGGTCTCGGCCCGCCTGGTCGAGGTCCGCTGA
- a CDS encoding RICIN domain-containing protein, producing the protein MSGAPAPVVEGLYQVRNVASGLLLEVYQGSSRSGAKVQQRTGDGTPGQHWHIRPVPNGSGLYHLVNAASGKRLDVANASTENGAPVQQWRANNFGAQEWVIEQDLQSPGTVALVSFVSGLFLEVADESKEDGGNVRQWEDTDSPFQWWRLEPVS; encoded by the coding sequence GTGAGCGGTGCCCCGGCGCCCGTCGTGGAGGGCCTCTACCAGGTGCGGAACGTGGCCAGCGGGCTGCTCCTGGAGGTGTACCAGGGATCGAGCCGCAGCGGCGCGAAGGTGCAACAGCGCACCGGGGACGGAACTCCCGGGCAGCACTGGCACATCAGACCCGTACCGAACGGCAGCGGGCTCTATCACCTGGTCAACGCGGCCAGCGGCAAGCGGCTCGACGTCGCGAACGCGTCCACGGAGAACGGCGCCCCCGTCCAGCAGTGGAGGGCCAACAACTTCGGCGCGCAGGAGTGGGTCATCGAGCAGGACCTCCAGTCGCCGGGGACGGTGGCCCTGGTGAGCTTCGTCAGCGGCCTGTTCCTGGAGGTCGCCGACGAGTCGAAGGAGGACGGGGGGAACGTCCGGCAGTGGGAGGACACCGACTCGCCGTTCCAGTGGTGGCGGCTGGAGCCGGTGTCCTGA
- a CDS encoding zinc ribbon domain-containing protein YjdM, which yields MNDTIPPCPQCAGEYTYEMNDLVVCPECGHEWIPAEDAADTAGERVIKDAVGNVLSDGDTVTVVKALKVKGNPSGIKAGTKVRNIRLVDGVDGHDIDCRIDGFGAMQLKSSVVKKA from the coding sequence GTGAACGACACCATTCCCCCCTGCCCCCAGTGCGCCGGCGAGTACACCTACGAGATGAACGACCTCGTGGTGTGCCCGGAGTGCGGCCACGAGTGGATCCCCGCCGAGGACGCCGCCGACACCGCGGGGGAGCGTGTGATCAAGGACGCCGTCGGCAACGTGCTGAGCGACGGCGACACCGTGACCGTCGTGAAGGCGCTCAAGGTCAAGGGCAACCCCTCCGGCATCAAGGCCGGCACCAAGGTCCGCAACATCCGCCTCGTCGACGGCGTCGACGGCCACGACATCGACTGCCGCATCGACGGCTTCGGCGCCATGCAGCTCAAGTCCAGCGTGGTCAAGAAGGCCTGA
- the fdhD gene encoding formate dehydrogenase accessory sulfurtransferase FdhD encodes MGRVTERRRVLRIRGGAVNTRPDTLVAEEPLEIRLNGRPIAITMRTPGDDFALAAGFLVSEGVLAAASDVRNIVYCAGATDDGRNTYNVVDVQLAPGVAVPDISLERNVYTTSSCGLCGKASLDAVRTTARFPIADAPPLRIAPGLLSLLPERLRAAQRVFDSTGGLHAAALFTEDGELLDVREDVGRHNAVDKLVGRALREGLLPLERAVLLVSGRASFELAQKAVMAGIPVLAAVSAPSSLAVDLAAETGLTLVGFLRGPDMNVYAGEHRIAL; translated from the coding sequence ATGGGACGGGTCACCGAGCGAAGGCGTGTCCTGCGGATCCGGGGCGGTGCGGTCAACACGCGGCCCGACACCCTGGTGGCGGAGGAGCCGCTGGAGATCCGGCTGAACGGACGCCCGATCGCGATCACCATGCGCACGCCGGGCGACGACTTCGCGCTCGCGGCCGGTTTCCTGGTGAGCGAGGGGGTCCTGGCGGCGGCGTCGGACGTGCGGAACATCGTGTACTGCGCGGGCGCCACGGACGACGGCCGGAACACGTACAACGTGGTGGACGTGCAGCTCGCCCCCGGCGTGGCGGTCCCGGACATCTCGCTGGAGCGGAACGTCTACACGACGTCCTCGTGCGGACTGTGCGGCAAGGCCAGCCTGGACGCGGTCCGCACCACGGCCCGCTTCCCGATCGCCGACGCTCCCCCGCTCCGGATCGCCCCCGGGCTGCTGTCCCTGCTCCCGGAGCGGCTGCGGGCGGCGCAGCGGGTCTTCGACTCGACCGGCGGGCTGCACGCGGCGGCGCTGTTCACGGAGGACGGCGAGCTGCTCGACGTACGGGAGGACGTGGGCCGGCACAACGCCGTGGACAAGCTGGTCGGGCGGGCGCTGCGGGAGGGGCTGCTGCCGCTGGAGCGGGCCGTGCTGCTGGTGTCGGGGCGGGCCTCGTTCGAGCTGGCGCAGAAGGCCGTGATGGCGGGGATCCCGGTGCTCGCCGCGGTGTCCGCGCCGTCCTCGCTCGCCGTGGACCTGGCCGCCGAGACGGGCCTGACCCTGGTCGGCTTCCTGCGCGGGCCGGACATGAACGTGTACGCGGGCGAGCACCGGATCGCGCTCTGA
- a CDS encoding bile acid:sodium symporter family protein, translated as MTPRTPARTARRPLRLPSWLPVDGYVLALLGTVVLAVLLPASGATASVMKGTSTGAVALLFFLYGARLSTREALDGLKHWRLHLTVLGSTFLLFPLLGLAARGLVPGVLTPQLYSGFLFLCLVPSTIQSSIAFTSIARGNVPAAICAGSFSSLAGIVLTPLLAALLLGDSAGGLSADALLKIVLQLLVPFLAGQFLRRWVGAFLVRHKKVLGYVDRGSILLVVHTAFSQGMTAGIWHLVTPARLGLLLAVEAVLLAVMLTATWYGAGRLGFDRADRIAIQFAGSKKSLAAGLPMASVLFGPQASLAVLPLMLFHQMQLMVCAVIAKRRSRDPEPAAGPVAAAKETARTPGVPTPGA; from the coding sequence ATGACCCCCCGCACGCCCGCCCGTACCGCACGCCGTCCCCTCCGCCTGCCGTCCTGGCTGCCCGTCGACGGGTACGTCCTCGCGCTGCTCGGCACGGTCGTCCTCGCCGTGCTCCTCCCCGCCTCGGGCGCCACCGCGAGCGTCATGAAGGGCACGTCGACCGGGGCCGTCGCCCTGCTCTTCTTCCTCTACGGGGCCCGGCTCTCCACCCGCGAGGCCCTCGACGGCCTCAAGCACTGGCGGCTCCACCTCACCGTCCTCGGCTCCACCTTCCTGCTCTTCCCGCTCCTCGGCCTCGCCGCGCGCGGCCTCGTCCCCGGCGTCCTCACCCCGCAGCTCTACAGCGGCTTCCTCTTCCTCTGCCTGGTGCCGTCCACCATCCAGTCCTCCATCGCGTTCACCTCGATCGCCCGGGGCAACGTGCCCGCCGCGATCTGCGCCGGCTCGTTCTCCTCGCTCGCCGGCATCGTCCTCACCCCGCTGCTCGCGGCGCTGCTCCTCGGCGACAGCGCGGGCGGCCTCTCCGCCGACGCGCTCCTGAAGATCGTGCTCCAGCTCCTCGTGCCGTTCCTGGCCGGGCAGTTCCTGCGCCGTTGGGTCGGAGCCTTCCTCGTCCGCCACAAGAAGGTCCTCGGATACGTCGACCGGGGCTCGATCCTCCTCGTCGTCCACACCGCCTTCAGCCAGGGCATGACCGCCGGCATCTGGCACCTGGTGACCCCCGCCCGGCTGGGACTGCTGCTCGCCGTCGAGGCCGTGCTCCTCGCGGTGATGCTGACCGCGACCTGGTACGGGGCCGGCCGCCTCGGCTTCGACCGGGCCGACCGGATCGCGATCCAGTTCGCCGGCTCCAAGAAGAGCCTGGCGGCCGGGCTGCCGATGGCGAGCGTCCTCTTCGGCCCGCAGGCCTCCCTCGCCGTGCTGCCGCTGATGCTCTTCCACCAGATGCAGCTGATGGTCTGCGCGGTCATCGCGAAGCGCCGCTCCCGCGACCCGGAACCCGCCGCGGGTCCGGTGGCCGCGGCGAAGGAAACGGCCCGCACACCCGGGGTCCCGACGCCGGGCGCGTGA
- a CDS encoding beta-ketoacyl-ACP synthase III has translation MTGTRIAALGHYQPAKVLTNHDLAELVDTSDEWILSRVGIRTRHVAGPDEPVDELAAHAAGKALAAAGLTAGDIDLVLVATSTAIDRSPNTAARVAARLGMGSPATMDLNVVCAGFTHALATADHAVRAGAARRALVIGADKMTEITDWTDRTTCVLTGDGAGAAIVEATETDTGAIGPVLWGSVPEMGHAVRIEGTPPRFAQEGQSVYRWATQQLPALARKTCERSGITPEELAGVVLHQANLRIIEPLAAKIGAVNAVVARDVVDSGNTSAASIPLALAKLVERGELPSGGMVLLFGFGGNLSYAGQVVRVP, from the coding sequence ATGACGGGCACTCGCATTGCCGCGCTCGGGCACTACCAGCCCGCCAAGGTGCTGACCAACCACGACCTCGCCGAACTGGTCGACACGAGCGACGAATGGATCCTCAGCCGGGTCGGCATCCGCACCCGGCACGTCGCGGGCCCCGACGAGCCCGTCGACGAGCTCGCCGCCCACGCGGCCGGCAAGGCCCTCGCCGCCGCCGGCCTCACCGCCGGCGACATCGACCTCGTCCTCGTCGCCACCTCCACCGCGATCGACCGCTCGCCCAACACGGCCGCCCGCGTCGCCGCCCGCCTCGGCATGGGCTCGCCCGCCACCATGGACCTCAACGTGGTCTGCGCCGGCTTCACCCACGCGCTCGCCACCGCCGACCACGCGGTGCGGGCCGGGGCGGCCCGCCGCGCCCTCGTCATCGGCGCCGACAAGATGACCGAGATCACCGACTGGACCGACCGCACCACCTGCGTCCTCACCGGTGACGGGGCCGGCGCCGCGATCGTCGAGGCCACCGAGACCGACACCGGCGCCATCGGCCCGGTCCTGTGGGGCTCGGTCCCGGAGATGGGCCACGCCGTCCGCATCGAGGGCACCCCGCCCCGCTTCGCCCAGGAGGGCCAGTCCGTCTACCGCTGGGCCACCCAGCAGCTGCCCGCCCTCGCCCGGAAGACCTGCGAGCGCTCCGGCATCACCCCCGAGGAGCTCGCGGGCGTCGTCCTGCACCAGGCCAACCTGCGGATCATCGAGCCGCTCGCCGCGAAGATCGGCGCCGTCAACGCCGTCGTCGCCCGTGACGTCGTCGACTCCGGCAACACCTCGGCCGCCTCCATCCCGCTCGCCCTCGCCAAGCTGGTCGAGCGCGGCGAGCTCCCCTCCGGGGGGATGGTGCTCCTCTTCGGCTTCGGCGGCAACCTCTCCTACGCCGGACAGGTCGTCCGCGTCCCGTAG
- a CDS encoding class I SAM-dependent methyltransferase: MFTPQGPSLRELAVQALSSVEHGYDLLAGKFDATPFRTSDRLLTAVADTLKALGPFGSGLDVCCGTGAGLGVLRSVCAGRVTGVDFSTGMLARAREAHPDADLVRADALALPFAPAFDLAVSFGAFGHFLPAAQRALFAQVHAALRPGGTFAFPLPAPPPVGSRLYWTLWGFDAAMRVRNALWRPPFVMYYRTFRLADVRTRLEESGFEVTLVPIESLGHREDGSPRCRLVVARKA; this comes from the coding sequence ATGTTCACCCCGCAGGGCCCCAGCCTCCGCGAACTGGCCGTCCAGGCCCTCTCCTCGGTCGAGCACGGCTACGACCTGCTCGCGGGCAAGTTCGACGCGACGCCGTTCCGCACCTCCGACCGGCTCCTGACCGCGGTCGCCGACACGCTCAAGGCCCTCGGCCCCTTCGGCTCGGGCCTCGACGTCTGCTGCGGCACCGGCGCCGGCCTCGGCGTCCTCCGCTCGGTCTGCGCGGGCCGGGTCACGGGCGTCGACTTCAGTACGGGCATGCTGGCCCGGGCCCGGGAGGCCCACCCGGACGCCGACCTGGTCCGCGCCGACGCCCTGGCCCTCCCCTTCGCCCCGGCCTTCGACCTGGCGGTCAGCTTCGGCGCCTTCGGCCACTTCCTCCCGGCCGCCCAGCGCGCGCTCTTCGCCCAGGTCCACGCGGCCCTGCGCCCCGGCGGCACCTTCGCCTTCCCGCTCCCCGCACCCCCGCCGGTCGGATCGCGCCTCTACTGGACCCTGTGGGGCTTCGACGCGGCGATGCGCGTCAGGAACGCCCTCTGGCGGCCGCCGTTCGTCATGTACTACCGCACCTTCCGCCTCGCGGACGTCCGCACCCGACTGGAGGAGTCGGGCTTCGAGGTCACCCTCGTCCCGATCGAATCCCTCGGCCACCGCGAGGACGGCAGCCCGCGGTGCAGGCTGGTGGTGGCACGGAAGGCGTAG
- a CDS encoding LysR substrate-binding domain-containing protein: MYEPTQLRTFLAVAQTLSFTRAAGRLGLRQSTVSQHVRRLEEATGRPLFARDTHRVELTEDGEAMLGFARTILQAHERAAAFFGGTRLRGRLRFGASEDFVTTRLPEILESFRREHPEVDLELTVELSGTLQARLAAGRLDLILAKRRGAESEGRLVWEDTLVWIGAPGLRLDPDRPVPLILYPPPGITRARALEALEAQGRAWRIACTSSSLSANVAAARAGLGVMAHTRGLVPPGLVPVPARAGLPELGDVGFVLRKGRRGGETQEAADALAEAILAGGDRLHRPR; this comes from the coding sequence ATGTACGAGCCCACCCAGCTGCGCACCTTCCTCGCCGTGGCCCAGACGCTGAGCTTCACGCGGGCCGCGGGCCGGCTCGGGCTGCGCCAGTCGACCGTCAGCCAGCACGTACGGCGCCTGGAGGAGGCGACGGGGCGTCCGCTGTTCGCCCGGGACACGCATCGCGTGGAGCTGACGGAGGACGGCGAGGCGATGCTCGGTTTCGCGCGCACGATCCTCCAGGCACACGAGCGGGCGGCGGCCTTCTTCGGCGGGACGCGGCTGCGGGGACGGCTGCGCTTCGGCGCCTCGGAGGACTTCGTGACGACCCGGCTGCCGGAGATCCTGGAGTCCTTCCGGCGCGAGCACCCCGAGGTCGACCTGGAGCTGACGGTCGAGCTGTCCGGGACGCTCCAGGCCCGGCTCGCGGCCGGCCGGCTCGATCTGATCCTGGCCAAGCGGCGCGGGGCCGAGAGCGAGGGCCGGCTCGTCTGGGAGGACACGCTCGTCTGGATCGGGGCGCCGGGGCTGCGGCTGGATCCGGACCGTCCGGTGCCGCTGATCCTGTACCCGCCGCCGGGGATCACCCGGGCTCGGGCCCTGGAGGCCCTGGAGGCGCAGGGCCGGGCGTGGCGGATCGCGTGCACGAGCTCCAGCCTGAGCGCGAACGTGGCGGCGGCCCGCGCGGGGCTCGGGGTGATGGCGCACACGCGGGGCCTGGTGCCGCCGGGGCTCGTCCCGGTGCCGGCCCGCGCGGGGCTCCCGGAGCTCGGGGACGTGGGTTTCGTGCTGCGCAAGGGCCGCCGGGGCGGGGAGACCCAGGAGGCGGCGGACGCCCTCGCGGAGGCGATCCTGGCGGGCGGCGACCGCCTGCACCGGCCGCGCTGA
- a CDS encoding SUKH-4 family immunity protein, translating into MTDPDLRTLLDDPARVLRHDRAELRARLAALPEEHGGVGREVFTQAEAVFGSAPVTSAEFASWLHFAATVLGHREYAERVAAAEPGLPWRTVWAWWRPVGAHEAAPNLSGDRSAEVYEADGTPLLKVWALWCEDTWFDLATGGARPAPAEGTAEPHEETEPDGPWLFDGDDESWALRHPDSWEEPIPLDGGRYVFHDARGVAVVEQNDTALADWPTGGADSSRPTPADGGPWFRPGTRNADGPLTAARLDGVFGPSWVVRVPPADLPAALTHAPTRTLLAETGLPRHWAAGVTSFALADELLAPGPEGLLRVGEFDLGYGDPGEVSVHPATGAVGLRRPDGGHGPGGDAVFPLVRDLESFVRFLEGVRRHMGACWDPYPGEDGVKDFLRAMAEVDAGALSDGAPGAEVWEHLFASITELGVDGY; encoded by the coding sequence GTGACCGATCCCGATCTCCGTACCCTGCTCGACGACCCCGCCCGGGTCCTGCGCCACGACCGCGCCGAGCTCCGTGCCCGTCTCGCCGCCCTGCCGGAGGAGCACGGCGGCGTCGGCCGCGAGGTGTTCACCCAGGCCGAGGCGGTCTTCGGGAGCGCCCCGGTGACGTCCGCCGAGTTCGCCTCCTGGCTGCACTTCGCGGCGACCGTCCTCGGCCACCGGGAGTACGCCGAGCGCGTGGCGGCCGCCGAACCAGGGCTGCCGTGGCGGACGGTGTGGGCCTGGTGGCGGCCGGTCGGCGCCCACGAGGCCGCGCCGAACCTCAGCGGTGACCGCTCCGCCGAGGTGTACGAGGCCGACGGCACCCCGCTCCTGAAGGTCTGGGCCCTGTGGTGCGAGGACACCTGGTTCGACCTGGCCACCGGCGGCGCCCGGCCCGCACCCGCCGAGGGCACGGCCGAACCGCACGAGGAGACCGAGCCGGACGGGCCCTGGCTGTTCGACGGTGACGACGAGTCCTGGGCGCTGCGCCACCCCGACTCCTGGGAGGAGCCGATCCCGCTGGACGGCGGCCGCTACGTCTTCCACGACGCGCGCGGAGTGGCCGTCGTGGAGCAGAACGACACCGCCCTCGCCGACTGGCCGACGGGCGGGGCCGATTCCTCCCGCCCGACGCCGGCGGACGGCGGGCCGTGGTTCCGGCCCGGCACGAGGAACGCCGACGGCCCGCTCACCGCCGCCCGGCTCGACGGGGTCTTCGGTCCCTCCTGGGTCGTCCGTGTCCCGCCGGCCGACCTCCCCGCCGCCCTCACGCACGCCCCGACCCGGACGCTGCTCGCCGAGACCGGACTGCCCCGCCACTGGGCGGCCGGCGTCACGTCCTTCGCCCTCGCGGACGAGCTGCTGGCCCCGGGCCCCGAAGGACTGCTGCGCGTCGGGGAGTTCGACCTCGGGTACGGCGACCCGGGGGAGGTCTCCGTCCACCCCGCGACCGGCGCCGTCGGCCTGCGCCGGCCGGACGGCGGCCACGGGCCCGGCGGCGACGCCGTCTTCCCGCTCGTCCGCGACCTGGAGTCCTTCGTCCGGTTCCTGGAGGGCGTCCGCCGTCACATGGGCGCCTGCTGGGATCCGTATCCCGGGGAGGACGGCGTGAAGGACTTCCTCCGGGCGATGGCGGAGGTGGACGCCGGGGCGCTGTCAGACGGCGCACCCGGTGCCGAGGTGTGGGAGCACCTCTTCGCCTCGATCACCGAGCTCGGCGTGGACGGCTACTGA
- a CDS encoding long-chain fatty acid--CoA ligase, translated as MREFTVPPVEAAPQVGGLADAVFDHALADPHRVAFGRKGPDGAWHDVTAARFRDEVTALAKGLIAEGVRFGDRVAIMARTRYEWTLFDFALWTLGAQPVPVYPTSSAEQVFWMLHDAEVTACVVEHEDHAMTIGSVIDRLPRLQRLWQLDADAVGELTAAGADIDEEVVHRHRRAVTPETIATVIYTSGTTGRPKGCVITHANLMFETDMVMGRWEPVFRSKPDEQASTLLFLPLAHVFGRMVEVAAVRGGVKLGHQPVMAAAELLPDLVAFRPSFVLAVPYVFEKVFRAARRKAESEGKAGPFDKAVEVAVAYAEALEQKAFGTGPGPSAALRVQHQFFEKTVYVKVRAALGGRVRHAMSGGSAMDRRQGLFFAGAGITVFEGYGLTESSAAATANPPGRTKYGTVGQPVPGTTVHIAEDGEVWLHGGQVFSGYLNAPEATAAVLNDGWLATGDIGALDEDGYLTITGRKKEILVTSGGKSVSPTALEERVRAHPLIAQCIVVGNDRPYIAALVTVDQEAVDHWLAMQGRAPLSPAELVRDPALETEIRRGVVAANTLVSQAESIRTFRILAHPFSEEHGLLTPSLKLKRRAIERAYAAEVAALYG; from the coding sequence GTGCGCGAGTTCACCGTGCCGCCCGTCGAGGCGGCGCCTCAGGTCGGCGGTCTGGCGGACGCCGTGTTCGACCACGCCCTCGCCGACCCCCACCGGGTCGCCTTCGGCCGGAAGGGCCCGGACGGGGCGTGGCACGACGTGACCGCCGCGCGGTTCCGGGACGAGGTGACGGCCCTCGCGAAGGGGCTGATCGCGGAGGGCGTGCGGTTCGGCGACCGGGTCGCGATCATGGCCCGGACCCGGTACGAGTGGACGCTCTTCGACTTCGCGCTGTGGACGCTGGGCGCGCAGCCCGTGCCGGTCTACCCGACCTCCTCCGCCGAGCAGGTCTTCTGGATGCTGCACGACGCCGAGGTCACGGCCTGCGTGGTGGAGCACGAGGACCACGCGATGACGATCGGTTCGGTGATCGACCGGCTGCCCCGGCTCCAGCGGCTGTGGCAGCTGGACGCGGACGCGGTGGGCGAACTGACGGCGGCGGGCGCGGACATCGACGAGGAGGTCGTGCACCGGCACCGGCGGGCGGTGACCCCGGAGACGATCGCGACCGTCATCTACACCTCGGGGACGACCGGCCGTCCCAAGGGCTGTGTGATCACCCACGCGAACCTGATGTTCGAGACGGACATGGTGATGGGCCGCTGGGAGCCGGTCTTCCGCTCCAAGCCCGACGAGCAGGCCTCGACGCTGCTGTTCCTGCCGCTCGCGCACGTCTTCGGGCGGATGGTGGAGGTCGCGGCGGTCCGCGGCGGGGTGAAGCTGGGGCACCAGCCGGTGATGGCGGCGGCCGAACTGCTCCCGGACCTGGTCGCGTTCCGGCCGAGCTTCGTCCTGGCCGTGCCGTACGTCTTCGAGAAGGTCTTCCGCGCGGCCCGCCGCAAGGCGGAGAGCGAGGGGAAGGCCGGGCCCTTCGACAAGGCCGTCGAGGTGGCCGTCGCGTACGCGGAGGCGCTGGAGCAGAAGGCCTTCGGGACCGGGCCGGGGCCGTCGGCGGCGCTGCGCGTGCAGCACCAGTTCTTCGAGAAGACGGTGTACGTCAAGGTGCGCGCGGCCCTGGGCGGGCGGGTGCGGCACGCGATGTCGGGCGGTTCGGCCATGGACCGCAGGCAGGGGCTGTTCTTCGCGGGCGCGGGCATCACGGTCTTCGAGGGGTACGGCCTCACCGAGTCCTCGGCCGCCGCCACGGCGAACCCGCCCGGACGGACCAAGTACGGCACCGTGGGCCAGCCGGTCCCCGGGACGACGGTCCACATCGCGGAGGACGGCGAGGTGTGGCTGCACGGCGGCCAGGTCTTCTCCGGCTATCTGAACGCTCCGGAGGCGACGGCCGCCGTCCTCAACGACGGCTGGCTGGCCACCGGGGACATCGGCGCCCTCGACGAGGACGGCTATCTGACGATCACCGGGCGGAAGAAGGAGATCCTGGTGACCTCGGGCGGCAAGAGCGTCTCCCCCACCGCGCTCGAGGAGCGGGTGCGGGCGCATCCGCTGATCGCCCAGTGCATCGTGGTCGGCAACGACCGGCCGTACATCGCCGCGCTCGTGACGGTCGACCAGGAGGCGGTGGACCACTGGCTCGCGATGCAGGGGCGGGCGCCGCTCTCCCCGGCCGAGCTGGTGCGCGATCCGGCCCTGGAGACGGAGATCCGGCGCGGGGTGGTGGCGGCGAACACACTGGTCTCGCAGGCGGAGTCGATCCGGACCTTCCGGATCCTGGCGCATCCGTTCAGCGAGGAGCACGGGCTGCTCACGCCCTCGCTGAAGCTGAAGCGGAGGGCGATCGAGCGGGCGTACGCGGCGGAGGTCGCGGCGCTGTACGGCTGA
- a CDS encoding isochorismatase family protein, protein MPALDPGSTALVLVDLMERIVALPLAPRPGTDVLAASARLADTFRTAGAPVVHLRVERPNVDAQPPGSELVPDLVRDGDPVVVKRTIGGFQDTGLHELLAGFGATTLVLGGIATNLGVESTARAACDLGYDLVFAEDAMSALTADEHRASVDLDFPRLGTVAPVSAITLDGPE, encoded by the coding sequence ATGCCCGCACTCGATCCCGGCAGCACCGCGCTCGTCCTCGTCGACCTGATGGAACGCATCGTCGCGCTGCCCCTCGCCCCCCGCCCCGGCACCGACGTCCTCGCCGCCTCCGCCCGGCTCGCCGACACCTTCCGGACCGCCGGCGCGCCCGTCGTCCACCTCCGCGTCGAACGGCCGAACGTCGACGCCCAGCCGCCCGGCAGCGAGCTCGTCCCCGACCTCGTCCGGGACGGCGACCCCGTCGTCGTCAAGCGCACCATCGGCGGCTTCCAGGACACCGGACTCCACGAGCTGCTCGCCGGATTCGGCGCCACCACCCTGGTCCTCGGCGGTATCGCCACCAACCTCGGCGTCGAGTCCACCGCGCGCGCCGCCTGCGACCTGGGCTACGACCTCGTCTTCGCGGAGGACGCCATGTCCGCCCTCACCGCCGACGAGCACCGCGCCTCCGTCGACCTCGACTTCCCGCGCCTCGGCACGGTCGCACCGGTCTCCGCGATCACCCTGGACGGCCCCGAGTGA